From the Skermanella rosea genome, one window contains:
- a CDS encoding LacI family DNA-binding transcriptional regulator: MTARRQANLKTLADHLGLSVTTVSRALKDGPEVRPETIARVKEAAASLGYVPNVGGIHLRTGRTMKVCSILFAPEVGDYGDPGFLAQVESLSAGLEVSHYNLLVLAQTGRQTPLEAVRKVYEQRMADAVVFSRTLPLDERVRYCLERDFPFVSFGRTELQTPHAYVDHDDEGAVFDAVTRLAAEGHRRIALINPSGGLTYLGYRLRGYQRALAEAGLPWDPKLSVVADLSVRAAREAARRLVTEGGAATAIICANQMSVVGVLEGLIGCGVDTIRDGLPVVGFGGMPFRMLSEQKVIYYYQPQRRVGEMLAHHTLALLEGRPAETLATVLPYVRIDDLRRFRDSEDVTGA, encoded by the coding sequence GTGACGGCGAGGCGGCAGGCCAATCTCAAGACCCTGGCGGACCATCTCGGCCTGTCGGTCACGACCGTCTCGCGCGCGCTGAAGGACGGGCCGGAGGTGCGGCCGGAGACCATCGCCCGGGTCAAGGAGGCCGCGGCCTCCCTCGGCTACGTCCCCAATGTCGGCGGCATCCACCTGCGCACCGGCAGGACGATGAAGGTCTGCTCGATCCTGTTCGCGCCTGAGGTCGGCGACTACGGCGATCCGGGCTTCCTGGCCCAGGTCGAAAGCCTGTCGGCGGGGCTGGAGGTGTCCCACTACAACCTCCTCGTCCTGGCCCAGACCGGCAGGCAGACGCCGCTGGAAGCCGTACGCAAGGTGTATGAGCAGCGCATGGCCGACGCCGTCGTGTTCTCCCGCACCCTGCCGCTGGACGAGCGGGTGCGCTACTGCCTGGAACGCGACTTCCCCTTCGTCAGCTTCGGCCGCACCGAGCTCCAGACGCCCCACGCCTATGTGGACCACGACGACGAGGGGGCCGTGTTCGACGCGGTCACCCGCCTCGCCGCCGAGGGCCACCGGCGGATCGCCCTGATCAACCCCTCGGGCGGCCTCACATATCTCGGCTACCGCCTGCGGGGCTACCAGCGCGCCCTGGCCGAGGCCGGCCTGCCCTGGGACCCCAAGCTGTCCGTGGTGGCCGACCTCTCGGTCCGGGCGGCGCGCGAGGCGGCTCGGCGCCTCGTCACCGAGGGCGGGGCGGCCACCGCCATCATCTGCGCCAACCAGATGTCGGTGGTCGGCGTGCTCGAAGGGCTGATCGGCTGCGGAGTCGACACCATCCGCGACGGCCTGCCCGTGGTGGGATTCGGCGGCATGCCGTTCCGCATGCTGTCGGAGCAGAAGGTGATCTATTACTACCAGCCCCAGCGCCGCGTCGGCGAGATGCTGGCCCACCACACCCTGGCCCTGCTGGAGGGCCGGCCGGCGGAGACCCTGGCCACCGTCCTCCCCTATGTCCGCATCGACGACCTCCGCCGCTTCCGCGACAGCGAGGACGTGACCGGCGCCTGA
- a CDS encoding type 1 glutamine amidotransferase domain-containing protein: MPSKRVLIITTSHSQMGDTGKKTGLWLEELSTPYYALKDAGLGVMLASIRGGEIPFDPASIPAEAGSSTGEEPAEQQEVPESVRRFLADEDAMRLARTSSAVDELAGEDYAALFMPGGHGTMWDYPGNAKLAEMIVAAAEQGKVVASVCHGPACLTGVTMLNGRPFVQGRRVTGFTNTEEEAVGLAKTVPFLLENRLKDLGAQFDRGPDWQPFAVVDGRLVTGQNPQSSELVAKHVIGLLKEDEDA, encoded by the coding sequence ATGCCGTCCAAGAGGGTCCTGATCATCACCACGTCCCATTCGCAGATGGGCGATACCGGCAAGAAGACCGGACTGTGGCTCGAGGAGCTGTCGACGCCCTATTACGCGCTCAAGGATGCCGGCCTGGGCGTGATGCTCGCCTCCATCCGGGGTGGCGAGATCCCGTTCGACCCGGCCAGCATCCCGGCCGAGGCGGGAAGCTCGACCGGGGAGGAGCCGGCGGAACAGCAGGAGGTCCCGGAATCCGTCCGCCGCTTCCTGGCGGACGAGGACGCCATGCGGCTCGCCCGGACGTCGTCCGCGGTCGACGAGCTGGCCGGAGAGGACTACGCGGCCCTGTTCATGCCGGGCGGCCACGGGACCATGTGGGACTATCCGGGCAACGCGAAGCTGGCGGAGATGATCGTCGCCGCCGCCGAGCAGGGCAAGGTCGTCGCCTCGGTCTGCCACGGCCCGGCCTGCCTGACCGGCGTCACCATGCTGAACGGCCGTCCCTTCGTCCAGGGACGCCGGGTCACCGGGTTCACCAACACCGAGGAGGAGGCGGTCGGCCTGGCGAAGACGGTTCCGTTCCTGTTGGAGAACCGGCTGAAGGACCTGGGCGCCCAATTTGACCGGGGGCCGGACTGGCAGCCCTTCGCCGTCGTGGACGGCAGGCTGGTGACCGGCCAGAACCCGCAGTCCTCCGAACTGGTGGCAAAGCACGTCATCGGGTTGCTGAAGGAGGATGAAGACGCCTGA
- a CDS encoding DUF533 domain-containing protein, whose amino-acid sequence MTAATEFLSTLVRSALGRGGREEEPSPAPIPAPEAAPAASEVGTAETDGSAGPDPGLVCILSEKVLLAWLRNRYQLLFPFVLDLRRLDRAQVDLFIRAMVAAAQADGGFDGRERERIEGMLSLVNPDAADRGVLDAALEGQRPLNEVLREVRDVQTAALFYAASLMAVDRRNPVNHHYLRYLAARLQLSDELVTSLEQRFRPSA is encoded by the coding sequence ATGACCGCGGCCACGGAGTTCCTGAGCACGCTGGTCCGCTCCGCCCTGGGGCGTGGCGGCCGGGAGGAGGAGCCGTCTCCGGCCCCGATCCCGGCCCCGGAGGCGGCTCCGGCGGCGTCGGAAGTGGGGACCGCGGAAACGGATGGGTCCGCCGGCCCCGATCCGGGGTTGGTCTGCATCCTGTCGGAGAAGGTCCTGCTGGCCTGGCTGAGGAACCGGTACCAGCTGCTGTTCCCCTTCGTCCTGGACCTGCGCCGGCTGGACCGGGCGCAGGTCGACCTGTTCATCCGGGCGATGGTCGCGGCGGCCCAGGCGGACGGCGGTTTCGACGGGCGGGAGCGGGAGCGCATCGAGGGGATGCTGTCCCTGGTGAACCCCGACGCGGCGGACCGAGGCGTGCTGGACGCGGCGCTCGAGGGGCAGAGACCGCTGAACGAGGTGCTGCGCGAGGTGCGGGACGTGCAGACGGCGGCCTTGTTCTATGCCGCGTCGCTGATGGCGGTCGACCGGCGCAATCCCGTCAACCACCATTACTTGCGCTACCTGGCGGCCCGCCTCCAGCTCTCCGACGAGTTGGTGACGAGCCTGGAGCAGCGGTTCCGCCCCTCCGCCTGA
- a CDS encoding CBS domain-containing protein, with amino-acid sequence MKVADFMTRHVEFVEPDATIQETVILMGELDVSALPLGDPADLKGIITDRDILYRVVAEGKDPRRTRVAEVATRLVFTCRPDDPLITAMDLMASHNIRRLPVAEEGAGVVGWLTLSDVSRRLLVESEVVQNGLRDLTDRLGGNEPA; translated from the coding sequence ATGAAGGTCGCCGACTTCATGACCCGCCACGTGGAATTCGTCGAGCCCGACGCCACGATCCAGGAAACCGTGATCCTGATGGGGGAGCTGGACGTCAGCGCGCTGCCCCTGGGCGACCCGGCGGATCTCAAGGGGATCATCACCGACCGCGACATCCTCTACCGGGTGGTGGCCGAGGGGAAGGACCCAAGGCGGACACGGGTGGCGGAGGTCGCGACCCGGCTGGTCTTCACCTGCCGTCCCGACGACCCGCTGATCACCGCCATGGACCTGATGGCGTCCCACAATATCCGCCGCCTGCCGGTCGCGGAGGAAGGCGCCGGCGTCGTCGGCTGGCTGACCCTGTCCGACGTCTCCCGCCGGCTCCTGGTCGAAAGCGAGGTGGTCCAGAACGGGCTGCGCGACCTCACCGACCGGCTGGGCGGAAACGAGCCGGCCTGA
- a CDS encoding Nramp family divalent metal transporter, translating into MSSTTATTETYPVVDDDPYHLTPEGIMEPPVGWAHSLKHLGPGLILSASIVGSGELIATTTLGAQAGFALLWMVIFSTLVKVAVQVELARWTISTGQPALTGYNKVPPKIGRVGWINLLWVLMALSKILQIGGIVGGTAAAFSILMPLGGDPLGTLSLTIWTAIVAASAIAFLYSNKYSLIERGAVLLVVVFSIATVVIAVGLPFTPYGYSTSDILGGLAFAVPAGTIGAAIAMFGITGVGADELTFYTYWCVEKGYARYVGPADGSEEWVRRANGWISVMYKDAFVSWLIYTFGTLAFFIMGASVLKPQGLVPQGNEMIVTLSRMYTDTLGEGVAILFLVGAIAVLGSTLWAAVPSWSRMYVNFLSVIGLVDWQNTQSRIKWIRVFTVILPILWGAAYLFIRSPVLMVQIGGVMTGVFLLGAVVAVWYLRRTETDPRIYGGGLFNIVLMISSAAIVLLGVYTALSVFGFFK; encoded by the coding sequence ATGAGCAGCACCACGGCAACGACTGAGACCTATCCGGTCGTCGACGACGATCCCTACCATCTCACGCCGGAAGGGATCATGGAGCCCCCGGTCGGGTGGGCGCACAGCCTCAAGCACCTCGGACCGGGACTGATCCTCAGCGCGTCCATCGTCGGCTCGGGCGAACTGATCGCCACCACCACGCTCGGCGCCCAGGCGGGCTTCGCCCTGCTCTGGATGGTCATCTTCAGCACATTGGTGAAGGTGGCGGTCCAGGTCGAACTGGCGCGGTGGACCATCTCGACGGGCCAGCCGGCCCTGACCGGCTACAACAAGGTGCCGCCCAAGATCGGCCGGGTCGGCTGGATCAATCTTCTCTGGGTGCTGATGGCGCTCTCGAAGATCCTCCAGATCGGCGGCATCGTCGGCGGCACGGCCGCGGCCTTCAGCATCCTCATGCCGCTGGGCGGGGATCCGCTCGGCACCCTGTCGCTGACGATCTGGACGGCGATCGTCGCGGCGTCGGCCATAGCGTTCCTCTACTCCAACAAATACAGCCTGATCGAGCGGGGCGCCGTGCTGCTGGTCGTGGTGTTCAGCATCGCCACGGTCGTGATCGCGGTCGGCCTGCCCTTCACGCCCTACGGCTACAGCACCTCCGACATCCTGGGCGGGCTCGCCTTCGCGGTGCCGGCCGGCACCATCGGCGCCGCCATCGCCATGTTCGGGATCACCGGCGTCGGCGCCGACGAGCTGACCTTCTACACCTACTGGTGCGTCGAGAAGGGCTATGCCCGCTATGTCGGCCCGGCCGACGGCAGCGAAGAGTGGGTCCGCCGGGCCAACGGCTGGATCAGCGTGATGTACAAGGACGCCTTCGTGTCCTGGCTGATCTACACCTTCGGCACGCTGGCCTTCTTCATCATGGGCGCTTCGGTGCTGAAGCCCCAGGGCCTCGTGCCCCAGGGCAACGAGATGATCGTCACCCTGTCGCGCATGTACACCGACACGCTGGGCGAAGGTGTCGCGATCCTGTTCCTGGTCGGGGCCATCGCCGTGCTGGGCTCGACCCTGTGGGCGGCGGTGCCGAGCTGGTCGCGCATGTATGTCAACTTCCTCTCGGTCATCGGGTTGGTCGACTGGCAGAACACGCAGTCCCGGATCAAGTGGATCCGCGTCTTCACCGTCATCCTGCCGATCCTGTGGGGTGCCGCCTACCTGTTCATCCGCTCGCCGGTGCTGATGGTCCAGATCGGCGGCGTCATGACCGGCGTCTTCCTGCTGGGCGCCGTGGTGGCGGTCTGGTACCTGCGCCGGACGGAGACCGACCCGCGGATCTACGGCGGCGGGCTGTTCAACATCGTCCTGATGATCAGCAGCGCCGCCATCGTGCTCCTCGGGGTCTACACCGCCCTGAGCGTCTTCGGCTTCTTCAAGTGA
- a CDS encoding PAS domain S-box protein, translating to MPLSANPDSRLAAELSYRERQHELLARFGMTALRTTDVGALLQEATSLCAEGLRTDLCKALERVPGKDGEDTLIVRAGVGWAPGVVGQALVGADLASPAGYALKTGEPVISNHLSGEARFRTPKLLIEHGVRRAINVIIRGETEPFGVLEADSREEGKFDTADAAFLQGFANLLGGAIDRARVEAAYHERNEQQNLMLEGIRDHAIFMTDTQGRITSWPMGARSIFQWAPEEILGQDTSVLFTPEDREKGAHRTELQGARDNGFSADERWHVRKDGTLFFAEGSVRPLHDARGALRGFLKVAHDATERRRAEEALRESEAQFRILADSIPQLAWMADVDGAIYWYNQRWFQFTGVQPGETEGWNWRSVHHPDHVDRVAEHFRRCIEAGEPWEDTFPLRGRDGRYRWFLSRALPMRDRRGRVVRWLGTNTDVTEQREAEARMVEAERRLQLALRSARIGTWSWNLHDDRIDADARLREIFGFGPDETILGLQVLDRVHPEDRPGIEGIIATARREHGEYDVEFRLLLPSGEVRWAVARGVVTANAIERTLTLIGVTWDTTDRKRAEADLAAARDAAEEANLAKSQFIANMSHELRTPLSAVIGYCEMLEEEAEDLGVESMLEDLRKINGNARHLLSLINDVLDISKIEAGRMEVYPEAFEVAPLVTEVADTVHALMEKKSNALEVRCGTDLGQACSDPVKIRQCLFNLLSNAAKFTERGRIALSVDRVRVEEEDWLEFRVADTGIGMTPEALAKLFRRFSQADASTTRRFGGTGLGLAITKAFCIMLGGDIEVDSEPGEGTVFTVRLPADMRSHVQPASRTEAADGADTAGAPASEGKRNLVLVIDDDPHARDLVSRFLTREGFGVQAAHDGQEGLRLAKALKPCAILLDVMMPRTDGWAVLSLLKADPELADIPVIMVTMVQEKRLGFSLGAADYLTKPVQWTRLKNVLDRYRGRAIAGRALLVQHDPVSRGELRQLLEKEGWSVIDAEDRASALERAGEARPDLILVDLEAPGDATGLIQELRRRPEGRSIPIIALTEGGVTETERERLQGKVRDIIHTDEAGSEEELLAELRMIASGRAGRPEPIVPQPKGTDD from the coding sequence ATGCCCCTCTCCGCCAACCCGGACAGCCGACTCGCCGCGGAGCTGAGTTACCGGGAGCGCCAGCACGAGCTGCTGGCCCGTTTCGGCATGACGGCGCTGAGGACCACCGACGTGGGCGCCCTTCTGCAGGAGGCGACCAGCCTCTGCGCGGAAGGGCTGCGCACCGACCTGTGCAAGGCGCTGGAGCGGGTGCCGGGGAAGGACGGGGAGGACACGCTGATCGTCCGGGCCGGCGTCGGCTGGGCGCCGGGCGTGGTGGGGCAGGCCCTGGTCGGCGCCGACCTCGCTTCCCCGGCGGGCTACGCCCTGAAGACCGGGGAGCCCGTCATCTCCAACCATCTCAGCGGGGAGGCGCGCTTCCGGACGCCGAAGCTCCTGATCGAGCACGGCGTCCGCCGGGCGATCAACGTCATCATCCGGGGCGAGACCGAGCCGTTCGGCGTGCTGGAGGCCGACAGCCGGGAGGAGGGCAAGTTCGACACGGCGGACGCCGCCTTCCTCCAGGGCTTCGCGAACCTGCTCGGCGGCGCCATCGACCGGGCGCGGGTCGAGGCGGCCTACCACGAGCGGAACGAGCAGCAGAACCTGATGCTGGAGGGCATCCGCGACCACGCCATCTTCATGACCGACACGCAGGGCCGCATCACCTCCTGGCCGATGGGCGCGCGGTCGATCTTCCAGTGGGCGCCGGAGGAGATCCTGGGGCAGGACACCTCCGTCCTGTTCACGCCCGAGGACCGGGAAAAGGGCGCCCACAGGACGGAACTGCAGGGGGCCCGCGACAACGGCTTCTCGGCCGACGAGCGGTGGCACGTCCGCAAGGACGGCACGCTCTTCTTCGCCGAAGGCTCCGTCCGGCCGCTCCACGATGCCCGGGGCGCGTTGCGCGGATTCCTGAAGGTCGCCCACGACGCGACCGAGCGCCGCCGCGCCGAGGAGGCTCTCCGCGAAAGCGAGGCCCAGTTCCGCATCCTGGCGGACTCGATCCCGCAGCTCGCCTGGATGGCCGACGTGGACGGGGCCATCTACTGGTACAATCAGCGCTGGTTCCAGTTCACCGGCGTCCAGCCGGGCGAGACCGAGGGGTGGAACTGGCGGTCCGTCCACCACCCGGACCATGTCGACCGCGTCGCCGAGCATTTCCGCCGGTGCATCGAGGCGGGCGAGCCCTGGGAGGACACCTTCCCCCTGCGCGGCCGCGACGGCCGGTACCGCTGGTTCCTGTCGCGGGCGCTGCCCATGCGCGACCGGCGCGGGCGGGTCGTGCGCTGGCTCGGAACCAACACCGACGTGACCGAGCAGCGCGAGGCCGAGGCCCGCATGGTCGAGGCGGAGCGCCGCCTGCAACTGGCCCTGCGCAGCGCCCGGATCGGCACCTGGTCGTGGAACCTGCACGACGACCGGATCGACGCCGACGCGCGGCTCCGCGAGATCTTCGGCTTCGGCCCGGACGAGACGATCCTGGGCCTTCAGGTCCTCGACCGGGTCCACCCCGAGGACCGGCCCGGCATCGAGGGGATCATCGCGACCGCGCGGCGCGAGCACGGCGAATACGACGTCGAGTTCAGGCTCCTGCTGCCGTCGGGCGAGGTCCGCTGGGCCGTGGCGCGCGGCGTGGTGACGGCCAACGCCATAGAACGGACACTGACCCTGATCGGCGTGACCTGGGACACCACCGACCGGAAGCGGGCCGAAGCCGACCTGGCCGCCGCCCGAGACGCGGCGGAGGAAGCCAACCTCGCCAAGAGCCAGTTCATCGCCAACATGAGCCACGAGCTGCGCACCCCGCTGAGCGCCGTGATCGGCTATTGCGAGATGCTGGAGGAGGAGGCCGAGGACCTTGGCGTGGAGAGCATGCTCGAAGACCTGCGAAAGATCAACGGCAACGCCCGCCACCTTTTGTCGCTGATCAACGACGTCCTCGACATCTCCAAGATCGAGGCCGGCCGGATGGAGGTCTACCCGGAGGCGTTCGAGGTGGCGCCCCTGGTGACGGAGGTCGCCGACACGGTCCATGCCCTGATGGAGAAGAAGTCCAACGCGCTGGAGGTCCGGTGCGGCACCGACCTGGGGCAGGCCTGTTCGGACCCGGTGAAGATCCGCCAGTGCCTGTTCAACCTGCTGAGCAACGCCGCGAAGTTCACCGAGCGCGGCCGGATCGCGCTGTCGGTGGACCGCGTCCGCGTCGAGGAGGAGGACTGGCTGGAGTTCCGGGTGGCCGACACCGGCATCGGCATGACGCCCGAGGCGCTGGCCAAGCTGTTCCGCCGGTTCAGCCAGGCGGACGCCTCGACCACGCGGCGCTTCGGCGGCACCGGGCTCGGCCTGGCGATCACCAAGGCGTTCTGCATCATGCTGGGCGGCGACATCGAGGTGGACAGCGAGCCCGGCGAGGGTACCGTCTTCACGGTCCGGCTGCCGGCGGACATGCGGTCCCACGTCCAGCCGGCCTCCCGGACCGAGGCCGCGGACGGCGCCGATACCGCCGGGGCGCCGGCGTCGGAGGGCAAGCGGAACCTGGTCCTGGTGATCGACGACGATCCCCATGCGCGGGACCTCGTCTCCCGGTTCCTGACGCGCGAGGGCTTCGGCGTCCAGGCCGCCCATGACGGCCAGGAGGGGCTGCGGCTGGCCAAGGCACTGAAGCCCTGCGCGATCCTGCTGGACGTGATGATGCCTAGGACGGACGGGTGGGCGGTGCTGTCGCTGCTGAAGGCCGACCCGGAACTGGCCGACATACCCGTTATCATGGTCACGATGGTCCAGGAGAAGCGGCTGGGCTTCTCGCTGGGGGCGGCGGACTACCTGACCAAGCCGGTCCAGTGGACCCGCCTGAAGAACGTGCTGGACCGCTACCGCGGGCGCGCGATCGCCGGCCGGGCGCTGCTGGTCCAGCACGACCCGGTGTCGCGCGGCGAGCTTCGGCAGCTCCTGGAGAAGGAGGGCTGGTCCGTGATCGACGCGGAGGACCGCGCCTCCGCCCTCGAGCGGGCCGGCGAGGCCCGTCCCGACCTGATCCTGGTCGACCTGGAGGCGCCGGGCGATGCGACCGGCCTGATCCAGGAACTGCGCAGGCGTCCGGAGGGCCGGTCGATCCCGATCATAGCCCTGACCGAGGGCGGCGTGACGGAAACCGAACGCGAGCGGTTGCAGGGGAAAGTGCGCGACATCATCCATACCGACGAGGCGGGTTCCGAGGAGGAACTGCTCGCTGAACTTCGCATGATCGCGTCCGGGCGGGCCGGCCGTCCGGAACCGATCGTGCCGCAGCCCAAGGGAACCGATGACTAG
- a CDS encoding SLC13 family permease translates to MTLHQGFAFAIVIAMMALFVWGRLRYDVVAMLALFASVAAGIVPAEDAFSGFGDEVVIIVAAALLVSAAVAKSGVTERLMQPLAPYLRTTRSQVFVLVLAVIVLSTFIKNVGALAILMPVAFQIAKRTGTPPSRLLMPLSFGSLMGGLITMVGTSPNIIVSRVREEIVGQPFQLFDYAPVGLGIAALGLVCITLTYRLLPADRRGGASLDAAINIENYVAELRVPPDSPLVGSVARDVTALAEGPATLTTVVRERFRRYKPTPMLRLQAGDVLLLEGEPEALERVVARGGLELAGQDAGAAADGDTVGTIEGVVTADSALVGETPAHIDLRGRYQVTLLAISRSGQRITQRLRSVRFQAGDVVVLQGRFDVLPDSLTALGILPLAERDLALGRGRRRWLPILVLALAMGAVAVKLAPVAFAFFGAALALLLTRTLSLRDAYESVEWPILILLGALIPVSEAVRTTGATDLIAGWLSVAAGALPPMGALCLILVVAMAVTPFLNNAATVLVMAPVAASLAGKLGLAPDPFLMAVALGAACDFLTPFGHQCNTLVMGPGGYRFGDYCKLGMPLSILVVVAGIPLIALVWPLG, encoded by the coding sequence ATGACGCTTCACCAGGGTTTCGCCTTCGCCATCGTCATCGCGATGATGGCGCTTTTCGTCTGGGGAAGGCTTCGCTACGACGTCGTCGCCATGCTGGCCCTGTTCGCTTCCGTCGCGGCCGGCATCGTCCCGGCGGAGGACGCCTTCTCCGGCTTCGGCGACGAGGTCGTGATCATCGTCGCCGCGGCCCTGCTGGTCAGCGCCGCCGTCGCGAAGTCCGGCGTCACCGAGCGGCTGATGCAGCCCCTGGCCCCCTACCTGCGCACCACCCGGTCGCAGGTCTTCGTCCTGGTCCTGGCGGTGATCGTGCTGTCCACCTTCATCAAGAACGTGGGCGCGCTGGCGATCCTGATGCCGGTGGCGTTCCAGATCGCCAAGCGGACGGGGACGCCGCCCTCCCGGCTGCTGATGCCGCTGTCCTTCGGCTCGCTGATGGGCGGGCTGATCACCATGGTCGGCACCTCGCCCAACATCATCGTCTCCCGCGTGCGGGAGGAGATCGTCGGCCAGCCCTTCCAGCTGTTCGACTATGCGCCGGTCGGGCTCGGCATCGCCGCGCTGGGGCTGGTCTGCATCACCCTGACCTACCGGCTGCTGCCCGCCGACCGGCGGGGCGGCGCCTCCCTGGACGCCGCGATCAACATCGAGAACTACGTGGCCGAACTTCGGGTGCCCCCGGACTCGCCGCTGGTCGGCAGCGTCGCCCGCGACGTGACCGCCCTGGCGGAAGGCCCGGCGACGTTGACCACCGTGGTCCGCGAGCGGTTCCGGCGCTACAAGCCGACGCCGATGCTCCGCCTCCAGGCCGGCGACGTGCTCCTGCTGGAGGGGGAGCCCGAGGCCCTGGAGCGGGTGGTCGCCCGCGGCGGGCTGGAACTGGCCGGCCAGGACGCCGGGGCCGCGGCCGACGGCGACACCGTCGGGACGATCGAGGGGGTGGTGACCGCCGATTCCGCGCTGGTCGGGGAGACGCCGGCCCATATCGACCTGCGCGGCCGCTACCAGGTCACGCTGCTGGCGATCAGCCGGAGCGGCCAGCGCATCACCCAGCGGCTGCGGTCGGTCCGCTTCCAGGCCGGCGACGTGGTCGTCCTGCAGGGCCGCTTCGACGTGCTGCCCGACAGCCTGACGGCGCTCGGCATCCTGCCCCTGGCCGAGCGCGACCTGGCGCTGGGACGTGGACGCCGGCGCTGGCTGCCGATCCTCGTCCTGGCCCTGGCGATGGGGGCGGTCGCCGTCAAGCTGGCGCCGGTCGCCTTCGCCTTCTTCGGCGCGGCGCTCGCCCTGCTGCTGACCCGGACGCTGTCGCTGCGCGACGCCTACGAGTCGGTGGAATGGCCGATCCTGATCCTGCTGGGCGCGCTGATCCCGGTCAGCGAGGCGGTGCGCACCACCGGCGCCACCGACCTGATCGCCGGCTGGCTTTCGGTGGCCGCCGGCGCCCTGCCGCCGATGGGAGCGCTCTGCCTGATCCTGGTGGTGGCGATGGCGGTTACGCCGTTCCTCAACAACGCCGCCACCGTCCTGGTGATGGCGCCGGTCGCCGCCAGCTTGGCGGGGAAGCTGGGGCTCGCCCCCGACCCGTTCCTGATGGCGGTTGCCCTGGGGGCGGCCTGCGATTTCCTGACGCCGTTCGGCCACCAGTGCAACACGCTGGTCATGGGTCCCGGCGGCTACCGGTTCGGGGACTACTGCAAGCTGGGAATGCCGCTGTCGATCCTGGTGGTCGTCGCCGGCATCCCCCTCATCGCGCTGGTCTGGCCCCTGGGCTGA
- a CDS encoding response regulator → MTRILLVEDHEEIWDFLSRRLKRRGHDVILAHDGREGVDKTRRERPEVVLLDMNLPVMDGWTAARTLKADPETAGVPLIALTAHAMSGDRDKALEAGCDDYHPKPIDFSRLLSQIDAALASAS, encoded by the coding sequence ATGACTAGGATATTGCTGGTCGAAGACCACGAAGAGATCTGGGACTTCCTGTCGCGCCGCCTGAAGCGGCGGGGCCATGACGTGATCCTGGCCCATGACGGCCGGGAAGGCGTGGACAAGACCCGCCGGGAGCGGCCCGAGGTCGTCCTGCTGGACATGAACCTGCCGGTGATGGACGGCTGGACCGCCGCCCGCACCCTGAAGGCCGATCCGGAAACCGCGGGAGTGCCGCTGATCGCGCTGACCGCCCACGCCATGTCGGGTGACCGCGACAAGGCGCTGGAGGCCGGATGCGACGACTATCACCCGAAGCCGATAGACTTCTCCCGCCTGCTGTCGCAGATCGACGCGGCGCTGGCCTCGGCGTCATGA